Within Cystobacter ferrugineus, the genomic segment GCCACCGGCGTGGACTTCACCGTGGAGGTGGTGGCGCACGCGGCGGTGAAGGCCAGCGTGGTGACGGCCAGACCGCGGCCGAGCGACAGGAGCGTCCTGCCCATGGAGTGGAGTGGATGCATGGTGGTCACCTTCACGGCTGGACCTCTCGCGAAGCAGTGGACGGCTTGGGCGTCTCCTCGGCCCGGGGGGTTTCCCCCTCCTTGGGCTCGTCGGGGACGCCGGAATCCTTGGCCACGTCCGCGGTGGCGAAGAACTCGCTGCCGCGGAAGGGCACCTGGCGCACCTGGGCGTAGGTGCCCGGGTGGTAGCGGTTGACCTGCTCCTGGGCCGCGAGCGTCCACTCGTTGTACAGGGACAACTCGTAGGCCTTGCCCAGCGCCTTGTCGAGCGCCTCGCTCGCCTTGTCCTCCAGGGGCAGCGCGAGGTTCTCCAGCTCGCCGCGGTACATGGCGAGCTGCTCCTCGTCCAGCCCCGGCGGGTTGGGCGACTCCTGGATGTTGCGCGCGAAGTCCGCGTAGGCCATGCCGATGCGGGTGAGCGCCGCGATGCCCCACTCGCCCGAGCCGCTGGAGAGCACGTCGATATAGGACTTCTCCAGCTTCTGGATGGCGCGCTGCTTGGCGACCAGGTCCGCGCGCACGGTGGACACGCGCTTGAAGCGGATGGCCACGTACTGGTTCCAGTCGTCCTCCACGGCGAGGAAGCGCGCGTGGCCGTAGGCGTCGATGAGCTCCGGCTTCTGCTTGTCCTCGGGGCTCAGGCGGTTCCAGAGGTAGAGGAGATCCTTGCGCAGGCGCTCGGTGTTGGAGGTGTCCTTGAGCTTGCGGTAGCCGATGAACTGCTTGTAGCGCGCGAGGTAGACCTGACCGGCGGAGGTGCGCGAGTCGCGGCCATACGTCTCGACGAAGGAGGTGAAGGCGCGCACGGCGTCGCCCCACTTGCCGTCCTTCTCGTGCACCAGGCCCACGTTGAAGGCGATGCGCGGCACGTCCGGCAGATCCTTGAAGCGCGCGAGGTAGGCGCGGTAGGCGGTGAGCGCCTTGTCGGACTCGCCCAGGCTCTCCCACCACAGACCCGCGTTGAAGAGCGCGTCGGACACCCACTTGCTCGCCTCGGCGATGAGCGCGCGGCGCTCCTCTTCCCGGGAGCCCGCCGTCTCGTCGGCGGGGGCATCGGCCGGAGGCGGCGCCGCGGCGGCGGCGGTGGCCGTCTTCTTGCCCTTGTGCTTGCGCGCGGCGGCGCGGGCGGCGGCCTGCTTCGCCTTGGCGTCGGCGATGTCGCCGCTGGCGGCGTCATAGGCGGCCACGAACGAGGAGTACATGGCGGCGGCCTTGGCGAAGTCGGCCGTCTTCTCGTAGAGGTGCGCGAGCGTGTAGCGCACCTTGGGCTCGAAGATGCTGCGCGGGTAGTCGGCGAGGACGCGCTCGCCGGCGAGCACGCCGCGGTCGATCTGCCCGGACTCCTGGAAGAAGACCATGGCGGAGGTGAGCGCCCGGTCCGCGTTGCCCGAGCGGGGGAATTCCTTCACGTAGTCCAGGAAGAGGTTGGCCGCCTTCTCCGGGTTCTTCTCCTTCTGGTAGACGACCTCGTGGATCCACTTGTACTGCGCGCCCTCGGCGACGCGGGCCACGCGCGCGGCGAACTCGGGATTGGGCTTGATGAGCTTGTCGTTGGCGAGGAACAGCCGCGCCTGCTTGCTCAGCTCCGCCCATTCCCCGCGCGACTCGAGGATGAACATGGTGAGGTCTGCCGCGTCGCGGCTGCGGCGCTCGGCGGGGAACTTCTGGATGATGTCGCCGAAGCGGCGCGCCGCGTCCACGTAGTGGTGGCGGTCGTAGACGGTGAGGGCCGCCTGGTAGCGCAGGTCGATCTCATCCGGATTGTCCGGGAAGAGGCGGTTGTACGTGTCGCACGCGGCGACGAGCTTCTCCTCGAAGCGCGTGAGGGGTTCCTCGGCCTGGTTCGTGTCCTTCTTGGTGATGCGGCCCTTCTTCTCCACCTGGCCCTTGGACTTGTTCTCGTCGACCTTCTGGCCGTCCTTGAGGTCGCTCTGGGTGAGCTGGCCGCGCTCGATCTTCACGAGCTTGTCGTAGGCCATGATGGCGGCGAACGAGGCGCTCTTGCGGTAGCTCTCGTTGGAGACCTCGCGCGCGGAGTCGCGGTCGGGCACCTGGAAGGCGGCCACGAGGTCGTACTGGGTGGCGGCGGCCTCCCACTCCTCGAGCGCCCAGAGGATCTCCGCGTAGAAGAAGCGCATGTTGAACGCGGAGTCGGAGAGGAACTCGGGCTCCTCGCTGGAGGCGAAGGTGTCCACGTACTCCTTGTAGATGTCGCGGGCGAGCCGGTACGTCTCCACCTGGCGCGTCTTCTGTGCCTCCTGGTGGTAGTCCGTCACCATGACGCGCATGGCCTCCTCGGTGACGCTGAAGGCGTTGCGCAAGACGGGCTTGTTGCCCTCGTTGGCCTTCCACCAGTCACTGCCGGGCCGGTACCCGGCCACCATGAGCTTCATCTCCGCGCGCACCTTGTCGCGCTGGCGCAGCCCCTCGTAGGAGCGGACGATGGCCTGCTGGTACTCGGGAGCGCTGGCGCCCAGGGGCTGGTCCTGGATGAGGACACGGTAGGTCTCGATGGCGCTGTCGTACAGACCCACGTCCATGAGCTGCGCGGCCATCTTGGAGATGAGCCGCTCCTGGCGCTTCTCCGGAGCCTTCTGCTTGAAGAAGGCGATGCCCTCCTTCGCCTTGTCGAGCTTCACGTAGAAGACGATGAGATCGTTGAGCGCCTCGGTGCGCAGGTCGCCCAGCTCCTCGCCGCGGGCGCTCGCGAAGTCGACGACCTCGTGCATCCGGGCCAGACCCTCGTCGTAGCCCCCGGCGTTGTAGTCACACCAGGCGAGCTTGTAGACGGCGTAGGCGTAGATCTTCGGCACCTTGGAGGCGAGCGCCTTCTCGTAGTAGCCGCGCGCCTCCTTGAGCTTGTTGTTGTCGAAGAAGTGGTTGCCGAGCTGGATGTACGTGTCCGGCACGAACTGGGACTGGGGGTACTTCTCCACCAGCTCCAGGTAGTTCTTCACGGCCTCGTCGCGCCGGTTGAGCTCCTGCTGGTTGTAGCCCAGGTAGAAGAGCGCCTCGTCGCGCTGCGGCCACTCCGGGTAGTCGCGCAGCAGCTCCTCGTAGATGCGCATCGTCTCGGCGC encodes:
- a CDS encoding tetratricopeptide repeat protein, translating into MKSVLRFGALAMGVALTAGGAGEAAQPSSKSSQTVESRKGTTSKSKAGTRKQAARKAGAAKASSKKDAAGRASGEETRPQTATAAEEDVPTRVGPARMSPAAMASAPRIADEKKDALADAKRDEALEGFKRLIPKLQEGSHRKADMLYRMGELYWEKSKYLYQLEMNRFLAAEKAYDAAIARGEQVDPPKQEHAESERYRAETMRIYEELLRDYPEWPQRDEALFYLGYNQQELNRRDEAVKNYLELVEKYPQSQFVPDTYIQLGNHFFDNNKLKEARGYYEKALASKVPKIYAYAVYKLAWCDYNAGGYDEGLARMHEVVDFASARGEELGDLRTEALNDLIVFYVKLDKAKEGIAFFKQKAPEKRQERLISKMAAQLMDVGLYDSAIETYRVLIQDQPLGASAPEYQQAIVRSYEGLRQRDKVRAEMKLMVAGYRPGSDWWKANEGNKPVLRNAFSVTEEAMRVMVTDYHQEAQKTRQVETYRLARDIYKEYVDTFASSEEPEFLSDSAFNMRFFYAEILWALEEWEAAATQYDLVAAFQVPDRDSAREVSNESYRKSASFAAIMAYDKLVKIERGQLTQSDLKDGQKVDENKSKGQVEKKGRITKKDTNQAEEPLTRFEEKLVAACDTYNRLFPDNPDEIDLRYQAALTVYDRHHYVDAARRFGDIIQKFPAERRSRDAADLTMFILESRGEWAELSKQARLFLANDKLIKPNPEFAARVARVAEGAQYKWIHEVVYQKEKNPEKAANLFLDYVKEFPRSGNADRALTSAMVFFQESGQIDRGVLAGERVLADYPRSIFEPKVRYTLAHLYEKTADFAKAAAMYSSFVAAYDAASGDIADAKAKQAAARAAARKHKGKKTATAAAAAPPPADAPADETAGSREEERRALIAEASKWVSDALFNAGLWWESLGESDKALTAYRAYLARFKDLPDVPRIAFNVGLVHEKDGKWGDAVRAFTSFVETYGRDSRTSAGQVYLARYKQFIGYRKLKDTSNTERLRKDLLYLWNRLSPEDKQKPELIDAYGHARFLAVEDDWNQYVAIRFKRVSTVRADLVAKQRAIQKLEKSYIDVLSSGSGEWGIAALTRIGMAYADFARNIQESPNPPGLDEEQLAMYRGELENLALPLEDKASEALDKALGKAYELSLYNEWTLAAQEQVNRYHPGTYAQVRQVPFRGSEFFATADVAKDSGVPDEPKEGETPRAEETPKPSTASREVQP